One window of the Streptomyces sp. ITFR-21 genome contains the following:
- a CDS encoding transcriptional regulator, translating to MAARPLVARQPNERLQALIQEANCSNAGLARRVNMCGAEHGLDLRYDKTSVARWLRGQQPRGRAPGIIAEALGRKLGRAVSIDEIGMANGKNLATGIGLHFAPTVLGAIEQVCELWRSDVGRRDFLTGSTVAASALVEPSRDWLITRPDQGVARNGGALVGMSDVAAVKATTQALTDLDHRFGSGHVRPVVVHYLNSVVSGLLGGSYREAVGRQLFSAVARLTELAGYMAVDTGQPGLAQRYYIQALRLAQAAGDRGYGGYILAAGMSHLAASLGNPREIAQLARAAQEGARGQVTATAEAMFYAAEARGHALLGDARTFAAVAGLATEAMDRSRPEEDPDWIAHFDRAYLADELAHCHRDLGEAEPAARHAEEALAAHPETRSRRRAIDLLLLADAQVQQREVERACHTGAQAVALLSGLRSNRGTEYLEGFRHRLEPYEAEPAVREFDARLAEREAA from the coding sequence ATGGCGGCGCGACCGTTAGTGGCACGGCAGCCCAACGAACGACTCCAGGCACTGATCCAGGAGGCCAACTGCTCCAACGCGGGGCTGGCCCGCAGGGTCAACATGTGCGGGGCCGAGCACGGCCTCGACCTGCGCTACGACAAGACGTCCGTGGCCCGTTGGCTGCGCGGCCAGCAGCCGCGCGGCCGGGCACCGGGCATCATCGCCGAGGCGCTGGGCCGCAAGCTCGGCCGGGCCGTCTCCATAGACGAGATCGGCATGGCCAACGGCAAGAACCTGGCCACCGGCATCGGCCTGCACTTCGCGCCGACCGTGCTCGGCGCGATCGAGCAGGTCTGCGAGCTGTGGCGCAGCGACGTCGGCCGCCGTGACTTCCTCACCGGCTCCACCGTCGCCGCCTCCGCGCTCGTCGAGCCCAGCCGGGACTGGCTGATCACCCGCCCCGACCAGGGCGTGGCCCGCAACGGCGGGGCCCTGGTGGGCATGTCGGACGTCGCGGCGGTCAAGGCCACCACTCAGGCGCTCACCGACCTCGACCACCGCTTCGGCAGCGGCCATGTGCGGCCGGTCGTCGTGCACTACCTCAACAGCGTCGTCTCCGGGCTGCTCGGCGGGAGCTACCGGGAGGCGGTGGGCCGCCAACTCTTCTCCGCCGTCGCCCGGTTGACCGAGCTCGCCGGGTATATGGCGGTCGACACCGGCCAGCCCGGCCTGGCCCAGCGCTACTACATCCAGGCACTGCGGCTCGCTCAGGCTGCCGGCGACCGCGGGTACGGCGGATACATCCTCGCCGCCGGCATGAGCCACCTCGCCGCCTCCCTCGGCAACCCGCGCGAGATCGCCCAACTCGCCCGTGCCGCCCAGGAAGGCGCCCGTGGCCAGGTCACCGCCACCGCCGAGGCGATGTTCTACGCCGCCGAGGCCCGCGGCCACGCCCTGCTCGGCGACGCCCGCACCTTCGCCGCCGTCGCCGGGCTCGCCACCGAGGCCATGGACCGCTCCCGGCCGGAGGAGGACCCGGACTGGATAGCGCACTTCGACCGCGCCTACCTCGCCGACGAACTCGCCCACTGCCACCGCGACCTGGGCGAGGCAGAGCCCGCCGCCCGCCACGCCGAGGAGGCACTCGCCGCGCACCCCGAGACGCGGTCCCGCCGCCGCGCCATCGACCTGCTGCTGCTTGCCGACGCCCAGGTCCAGCAGCGGGAGGTCGAACGGGCCTGCCACACCGGCGCCCAGGCCGTCGCCCTGCTGTCCGGCCTGCGCTCCAACCGCGGCACCGAGTACCTGGAAGGCTTCCGCCACCGCCTGGAGCCGTACGAAGCGGAGCCCGCGGTGCGGGAGTTCGACGCCCGGCTGGCGGAACGGGAAGCGGCCTAG
- a CDS encoding ABC transporter ATP-binding protein — translation MGRPEDDRQGAANRPRPYRELPVYGATAAGAPSGAEGAGGPVPAVLVRGLWKRFGGHTAVAGIHLALPAGRFIGLVGPNGAGKTTTLSMVTGLLRPDDGSVQIVGHDVWSDPVAVKSRIGVLPEGLRLFERLSGRELLSYTGRLRGLPGPEVDKRAAQLLEVLDLADAQHKLVVDYSTGMRKKTGLAAALLHNPEVLFLDEPFEGVDPVSAQIVRGVLERYTASGGTVVFSSHVMELVESLCDWVAVMAAGRIVARGPLAEVRGAAPTLQDAFLSLVGADRRGGQDLDWLGGGAR, via the coding sequence ATGGGGCGGCCGGAGGACGACAGGCAGGGTGCGGCGAACAGGCCGCGGCCGTACCGGGAGCTGCCCGTCTACGGGGCCACCGCGGCCGGGGCGCCGAGCGGTGCGGAGGGTGCGGGCGGCCCGGTGCCTGCGGTGCTGGTGCGCGGGCTGTGGAAGCGGTTCGGCGGGCACACCGCCGTCGCCGGCATCCATCTGGCACTTCCCGCGGGCCGTTTCATCGGTCTGGTGGGGCCGAACGGCGCCGGGAAGACCACGACGCTGTCCATGGTGACCGGCCTGCTGCGCCCCGACGACGGGAGCGTGCAGATCGTCGGCCACGACGTGTGGTCGGACCCGGTGGCGGTGAAGTCCCGGATCGGGGTGCTGCCCGAGGGGCTGCGGCTCTTCGAACGGCTCTCGGGACGTGAACTGCTCAGCTACACCGGCCGGTTGCGCGGCCTGCCCGGCCCGGAGGTCGACAAGCGGGCCGCCCAGCTGCTGGAGGTGCTCGACCTCGCCGACGCCCAGCACAAGCTGGTGGTCGACTACTCCACCGGTATGCGCAAGAAGACCGGCCTGGCCGCGGCGCTGCTGCACAACCCCGAAGTCCTTTTCCTCGACGAGCCGTTCGAAGGCGTCGACCCGGTGTCCGCGCAGATCGTCCGCGGAGTGCTGGAGCGCTACACGGCCTCCGGCGGCACCGTCGTGTTCTCCTCGCACGTGATGGAGCTGGTGGAGAGCCTGTGCGACTGGGTCGCCGTGATGGCGGCCGGCCGGATCGTGGCGCGCGGCCCGCTCGCCGAGGTGCGCGGCGCCGCGCCGACCCTGCAGGACGCCTTCCTCTCGCTGGTCGGCGCCGACCGGCGGGGCGGCCAGGACCTGGACTGGCTCGGCGGAGGCGCCCGGTGA
- a CDS encoding transporter → MTGPGAPAAAGAPPAAASARATRAPSVTPVFVRLKLTVIRNGLRRSRGRAIGWSAGVGFSMLYALGLGAGMIALRGGHYAPAAAVALAVCLGLGWAVMPLFFFGGDDTLDPTRLAMLPLRPRRLTTALLVSSLIGVGPLFTVLVSTGAVVAVAHGGPAAVVAVCAVVLLLVTCVALSRAVAAANTRLLTSRRGRDLALLSGLFVAVGAQLVNLGVSSLSSDGGLRRITAAASVLRWIPPAPVVDAVRSTGQGAYGLAAVQLLYGVVVLAAILRWWYRSLFRLMVSPDASTVVAAADAARSAGRAGWPARAARLLPGRLVGGRTGTVMERQFHYLWRDPRSRASLATGLAVGLLLPLVAVVQHGTVYQCLWAAGLLGMQLYNQFGMDGSAFWTVAATISTRRDAALELRGRALALVAIAVPYVTVVTAGAALLLGRLAALPETLGLAFAFLGALTATGAYASVRFPYAVPHDNPFGNAAPGQGGLVALNVFGGTLSGAVCCLPVLALSVGLHLTGHNALLWTVLPAGMAYGAAVGAVALRFTAPRLLGRLPEILAAVGRV, encoded by the coding sequence GTGACCGGGCCCGGAGCGCCGGCCGCCGCCGGGGCGCCGCCCGCCGCCGCTTCGGCCCGGGCCACCCGGGCGCCCTCGGTGACGCCCGTCTTCGTCCGGCTCAAACTGACGGTGATCCGCAACGGCCTGCGCCGGTCCCGGGGCCGCGCGATCGGCTGGTCTGCCGGTGTCGGCTTCTCGATGCTCTACGCGCTGGGGCTCGGCGCGGGCATGATCGCGCTGCGCGGCGGCCACTACGCGCCGGCCGCCGCCGTCGCCCTGGCCGTCTGCCTGGGTCTGGGCTGGGCGGTGATGCCGCTGTTCTTCTTCGGCGGCGACGACACCCTGGATCCGACCCGGCTGGCGATGCTGCCGCTGCGCCCGCGCCGGCTGACCACCGCGCTGCTGGTGTCCTCGCTGATCGGTGTCGGCCCGCTGTTCACGGTGCTGGTCTCCACCGGCGCGGTGGTCGCCGTCGCGCACGGCGGCCCCGCCGCGGTGGTGGCGGTGTGCGCGGTCGTGCTGCTGCTGGTGACGTGCGTGGCGCTGTCCCGGGCGGTGGCCGCCGCCAACACCCGGCTGCTGACCAGCCGCAGGGGCCGCGACCTGGCACTGCTCAGCGGCCTGTTCGTGGCGGTCGGCGCCCAACTGGTCAACCTGGGCGTCAGCTCGCTGTCCTCCGACGGCGGCCTGCGCCGGATCACGGCCGCCGCCTCGGTGCTGCGCTGGATACCGCCGGCCCCGGTCGTGGACGCGGTGCGCTCCACCGGGCAAGGCGCCTACGGCCTGGCGGCGGTGCAGCTGCTGTACGGGGTGGTGGTGCTCGCGGCGATCCTGCGCTGGTGGTACCGCAGCCTGTTCCGTCTGATGGTGTCGCCCGACGCCTCGACCGTCGTGGCGGCGGCGGACGCGGCCAGGAGCGCCGGCCGGGCCGGGTGGCCGGCGCGGGCCGCCCGGCTGCTGCCGGGCCGGCTGGTCGGCGGCCGGACGGGCACGGTGATGGAGCGCCAGTTCCACTACCTGTGGCGCGATCCGCGCTCCCGGGCGTCGCTGGCCACGGGCCTGGCGGTCGGCCTGCTGCTGCCGCTGGTCGCGGTGGTGCAGCACGGCACGGTCTACCAGTGCCTGTGGGCGGCGGGCCTGCTCGGCATGCAGCTGTACAACCAGTTCGGCATGGACGGCTCGGCGTTCTGGACGGTGGCGGCGACCATATCCACCCGCCGGGACGCGGCGCTCGAACTGCGCGGCCGGGCCCTGGCGCTGGTGGCGATCGCGGTGCCGTACGTCACGGTGGTCACCGCGGGTGCCGCCCTGCTGCTCGGCCGGCTCGCCGCGCTGCCCGAGACGCTGGGCCTCGCCTTCGCGTTCCTGGGCGCGCTGACCGCGACCGGCGCGTATGCCAGCGTGCGCTTCCCGTACGCCGTGCCGCACGACAACCCGTTCGGCAACGCGGCGCCGGGACAGGGCGGCCTGGTCGCGCTCAACGTGTTCGGCGGCACGCTGAGCGGGGCCGTGTGCTGCCTGCCGGTGCTGGCGCTGTCGGTGGGCCTCCACCTCACCGGGCATAACGCGCTGCTGTGGACGGTGCTGCCGGCGGGGATGGCCTACGGCGCCGCGGTGGGGGCGGTGGCGCTGCGCTTCACCGCGCCGCGGCTGCTGGGGCGGCTGCCGGAGATCCTGGCGGCGGTGGGGAGGGTCTGA
- a CDS encoding MFS transporter, protein MSHPADLVPSGRAPDSAATGAAPQGPPRSLIVLLAVSCGLTVANLYYAQPLLSELRHDFGISPVTAGGLVTATQIGYAVGLLLLVPLGDVLEKRRLTTVLLSVTVAALVLGGLAPDFPVLLAASLVMGPTLVVTQILVPFAADLAPDASRGRVVGQVMSGLLTGILLSRTFGSLLAGATSWRVVFLTSAALMTVLTLVLRARLPRRAPSAPAGSLSYRELLRSTVRLMKVHPALRRRTFYQSAMFAAFSVFWTTISYVLTSPPFDYAQWQVGLFALAGAGGALVAPFAGRWADRGLVRPATAVAFAATALAFALAGFGRHNVIALGAAAVVLDMGTQTTLILGQQVVYQLDGRARARLNSAFMATFFVGGAIGSQAGSYAYHAGGWTAATVLGAALPVVALLGWTTELRRATSG, encoded by the coding sequence ATGTCCCACCCCGCCGACCTCGTACCCTCCGGGCGCGCTCCGGACAGTGCGGCCACCGGCGCGGCGCCTCAGGGCCCGCCCCGCAGCCTGATCGTCCTGCTCGCCGTCTCCTGCGGCCTGACGGTCGCCAACCTCTACTACGCCCAGCCGCTGCTCAGCGAGCTGCGCCACGACTTCGGCATCTCACCGGTCACCGCCGGCGGGCTCGTCACCGCCACCCAGATCGGCTACGCCGTCGGCCTGCTGCTGCTCGTACCGCTCGGCGACGTTCTGGAGAAGCGCCGGCTCACCACCGTGCTGCTCTCCGTCACCGTCGCCGCTCTTGTCCTCGGCGGTCTGGCCCCCGACTTCCCGGTGCTGCTGGCCGCCTCCCTGGTGATGGGGCCGACGCTGGTGGTCACCCAGATCCTGGTGCCCTTCGCCGCCGACCTCGCGCCGGACGCGTCGCGGGGGCGGGTCGTCGGGCAGGTGATGAGCGGGCTGCTCACCGGCATACTGCTGTCCCGCACCTTCGGCAGCCTGCTGGCGGGCGCGACCAGTTGGCGGGTCGTCTTCCTGACCTCGGCGGCGCTGATGACCGTGCTGACCCTCGTGCTGCGCGCCCGCCTGCCCCGCCGCGCCCCCTCCGCCCCGGCGGGCTCCCTGTCGTACCGCGAGCTGCTGCGCTCCACGGTCCGCCTGATGAAGGTGCACCCGGCGCTGCGCCGCAGGACGTTCTACCAGTCGGCGATGTTCGCCGCGTTCTCGGTCTTCTGGACCACCATTTCCTACGTGCTCACCAGCCCGCCCTTCGACTACGCGCAGTGGCAGGTCGGCCTGTTCGCGCTGGCCGGGGCCGGGGGCGCGCTGGTCGCGCCGTTCGCCGGGCGGTGGGCGGACCGCGGCCTGGTACGGCCCGCGACGGCCGTCGCCTTCGCGGCCACGGCGCTGGCGTTCGCCCTCGCCGGGTTCGGGCGGCACAACGTGATCGCGCTCGGCGCGGCCGCCGTGGTGCTGGACATGGGCACCCAGACCACCCTCATCCTCGGCCAGCAGGTCGTCTACCAGCTCGACGGCCGGGCCAGGGCCCGGCTCAACAGCGCCTTCATGGCCACCTTCTTCGTCGGCGGCGCGATCGGCTCCCAGGCCGGCTCGTACGCCTACCACGCGGGCGGCTGGACCGCCGCGACCGTCCTCGGCGCCGCCCTGCCCGTGGTCGCCCTGCTCGGCTGGACCACCGAGCTCCGTCGCGCGACGTCCGGCTGA
- a CDS encoding CGNR zinc finger domain-containing protein, producing MTDRAAAPVRFRQGSGRLCLDFLRTLRYRGTPEVTEELAEPEALAAWVAQCGPFGDGTVPVPVPAPGQLREAVTLREAVHALVLAALGPDGPAALPPAARTRLNSAATASLPVPRLTPSGALRWHAADPVTATLALIARDALDLATSPALLPRLRPCASPICGAFFLDHSRPGARRWCSMDTCGNLAKKAGLRARA from the coding sequence ATGACCGACAGAGCCGCCGCACCCGTCCGCTTCCGCCAGGGCTCGGGCCGATTGTGCCTGGACTTCCTGCGGACCCTGCGGTACCGGGGTACGCCCGAGGTCACCGAGGAGTTGGCCGAACCGGAGGCGCTGGCCGCGTGGGTGGCGCAGTGCGGGCCCTTCGGGGACGGCACCGTACCCGTACCCGTACCCGCTCCCGGGCAGCTCCGGGAGGCGGTGACCCTGCGGGAGGCGGTTCACGCGCTGGTCCTGGCCGCACTCGGCCCGGACGGCCCCGCGGCGCTTCCCCCCGCCGCCCGCACCCGGCTCAACTCCGCCGCGACGGCCTCGCTTCCCGTCCCCCGGCTCACCCCCTCCGGCGCGCTGCGCTGGCACGCCGCCGACCCCGTCACGGCCACCCTCGCCCTCATCGCCCGCGACGCGCTCGACCTCGCCACGTCCCCCGCGCTCCTCCCCCGCCTACGCCCCTGCGCCTCCCCCATCTGCGGCGCCTTCTTCCTCGACCACTCCCGGCCGGGCGCCCGCCGCTGGTGCTCGATGGACACGTGCGGCAACCTCGCGAAGAAGGCGGGACTGCGGGCGCGGGCATGA
- a CDS encoding LysM peptidoglycan-binding domain-containing protein, translated as MARTTATGRNRAPQGGTAVRPPRGRRTVGDVVRALAAFLALGVLLVGVPGALLYFVGSPFPHHLDSDLVQQPITAETFVNTLAVVVWLAWAQFTACVVVETRAALSGVGLPHRVPAAGPSQLLARRLIAALLLIGVGTAGLVPGLSQVGRHHQAESQARPGVAVTAQQTPGRQVQRTAAVPQQQTAPRAAASQGAAHTARQATKFYRITPPGGRHHDTLWEIAQRHLGDGRRYKEIYQLNKDRVQPDGARLSQASLIRPGWVMEMPADAHGGELVQMPATSPHTAPDVLRYAEHGGAADTVAEGAHAAAPTPAAEPAAGPARTAPIGGTATRAGHEPSPTTAAAVTAVTSPATAFGLPEALIGAPLLAAGLLAALGRRRRTALAQSATAGALHTPRTPGGPQADAADALRIGADQDTVTFLDHALRALSTRLDGEGRRLPTAYAAWLTGDSLHLQLAWPEGQPPTPWQLGQDQTFWRLDRADLPEDADVSAAAPYPGLVTLGTLDGVRLLLNLEAVPGIVSLAGARADREAVLASVAAELATNGWSDRMTVTLVGFAEDLTALAPARVRHLADVPETIEAMTAETAQRAGALRTAGQDSVLTGRTGRAQHTQWAPHLVLLAAEPTDEEADRLAELAADAGRLGIGYLVASSRPELPGAAWELEVTPAGRLLAPLLGLDLAAQLLPADQYQAALRLFADAGDDAGDDDGPGPAAPPFLVDLSDQGRPGVYARLLGPFEIIGLDTPDAERGPALHEALALLLLHREGVHPRVLASALWPRGVTEDVRDALIERLRDWLGTDPGGAARLTVDDTGRIVLATSVVSDWDVLQTLHHEATEGRAAADPAARRRLLTDALSLARGPLLADRSPGRYGWLGHEMVDAHHPVLVAETALALSRLHLDAAKPKAAVAAVETGLTVSPDDERLWLELLRATHATGDPARLETAARSLVARGNAAAGPHRGLPPRVEALLDEYLPAWRGDTAN; from the coding sequence ATGGCACGCACCACCGCCACGGGACGTAACCGCGCGCCGCAAGGCGGCACGGCGGTCCGCCCACCGCGCGGCCGGCGCACGGTCGGCGACGTCGTACGGGCGCTGGCCGCGTTCCTGGCGCTGGGCGTGCTGCTGGTCGGCGTGCCCGGAGCGCTGCTGTACTTCGTCGGCTCCCCCTTCCCGCACCACCTCGACTCCGACCTGGTGCAGCAGCCGATCACCGCGGAGACGTTCGTCAACACCCTCGCCGTCGTGGTGTGGCTGGCGTGGGCGCAGTTCACCGCATGCGTGGTCGTAGAGACCAGAGCCGCCCTATCCGGCGTGGGCCTGCCGCACCGGGTGCCCGCCGCCGGCCCCAGCCAACTGCTGGCCCGGCGGCTGATCGCGGCGCTGCTGCTGATCGGCGTCGGCACCGCGGGCCTGGTCCCCGGACTGTCCCAGGTGGGCCGGCACCACCAGGCGGAGAGCCAGGCGCGGCCCGGCGTCGCCGTCACCGCCCAGCAGACCCCAGGCCGGCAGGTACAGCGGACCGCCGCCGTACCGCAGCAGCAGACCGCCCCGCGCGCCGCCGCGAGCCAGGGCGCCGCACACACCGCCCGGCAGGCGACCAAGTTCTACCGGATCACCCCGCCCGGGGGCCGCCACCACGACACGCTGTGGGAGATCGCCCAGCGCCACCTCGGCGACGGCCGCCGCTACAAGGAGATCTACCAGCTCAACAAGGACCGGGTGCAGCCCGACGGTGCACGGCTGTCGCAGGCCAGCCTGATCCGGCCCGGCTGGGTGATGGAGATGCCCGCGGACGCGCACGGCGGCGAGCTCGTACAGATGCCGGCCACCTCCCCGCACACCGCCCCCGACGTGCTGCGGTACGCCGAGCACGGCGGCGCCGCGGACACGGTGGCCGAAGGCGCGCACGCCGCCGCGCCGACCCCGGCCGCCGAACCGGCGGCCGGACCCGCGAGGACCGCCCCCATCGGCGGGACCGCGACCCGCGCCGGGCACGAGCCGTCCCCGACCACCGCCGCCGCCGTCACCGCCGTCACCTCCCCCGCCACCGCCTTCGGCCTGCCGGAAGCGCTGATCGGCGCCCCACTGCTGGCCGCCGGCCTGCTCGCCGCACTCGGCCGCCGCCGCCGTACCGCCCTGGCGCAGTCCGCCACCGCGGGCGCCCTGCACACCCCGCGCACCCCCGGCGGCCCGCAGGCCGATGCCGCCGACGCGCTGCGGATCGGCGCCGACCAGGACACCGTCACCTTCCTCGACCACGCCCTGCGCGCCCTGTCCACCCGGCTCGACGGCGAGGGCCGCCGACTCCCCACCGCGTATGCCGCCTGGCTCACCGGCGACAGCCTGCACCTGCAACTCGCCTGGCCCGAAGGGCAGCCGCCCACGCCCTGGCAGCTCGGCCAGGACCAGACGTTCTGGCGGCTCGACCGCGCCGACCTGCCCGAGGACGCCGACGTGTCCGCCGCCGCCCCCTACCCCGGGCTGGTCACGCTCGGCACGCTCGACGGCGTCCGGCTGCTGCTCAACCTGGAAGCGGTGCCCGGCATCGTCTCGCTGGCCGGCGCCCGCGCCGACCGCGAGGCCGTCCTCGCCTCCGTCGCCGCCGAACTCGCCACCAACGGCTGGTCGGACCGGATGACCGTCACCCTGGTCGGCTTCGCCGAGGACCTCACCGCCCTCGCCCCCGCCCGCGTACGGCACCTCGCCGACGTGCCCGAGACCATCGAGGCCATGACCGCGGAGACCGCCCAGCGCGCCGGGGCGCTGCGTACCGCAGGCCAGGACAGCGTCCTCACCGGCCGTACCGGCCGCGCCCAGCACACCCAGTGGGCCCCGCACCTGGTCCTGCTCGCCGCCGAACCCACCGACGAGGAGGCCGACCGTCTCGCCGAACTCGCCGCCGACGCCGGCCGACTGGGCATCGGCTACCTCGTCGCCTCCAGCCGCCCCGAACTGCCCGGCGCCGCCTGGGAACTCGAAGTCACCCCCGCCGGACGGCTGCTGGCCCCCCTGCTCGGCCTCGACCTGGCGGCCCAACTGCTGCCCGCCGACCAATACCAAGCCGCCCTACGGCTGTTCGCCGACGCGGGCGACGACGCCGGCGATGACGACGGACCCGGCCCGGCCGCCCCGCCCTTCCTCGTCGACCTCTCCGACCAGGGCCGCCCCGGCGTGTACGCCCGCCTGCTCGGCCCATTCGAGATCATCGGCCTCGACACCCCCGACGCCGAACGCGGCCCGGCCCTCCACGAAGCGCTCGCCCTGCTCCTGCTGCACCGCGAAGGCGTCCACCCCCGGGTGCTGGCGTCCGCGCTGTGGCCGCGCGGCGTCACCGAGGACGTACGCGACGCCCTGATCGAACGCCTCCGCGACTGGCTCGGTACCGACCCCGGCGGCGCCGCCCGGCTCACCGTCGACGACACCGGCCGGATCGTGCTCGCCACCTCCGTCGTCTCCGACTGGGACGTCCTGCAGACCCTCCACCACGAAGCCACCGAGGGCCGGGCCGCCGCCGACCCGGCCGCTCGGCGCCGCCTGCTCACCGATGCCCTCTCACTGGCCCGCGGCCCCCTCCTCGCCGACCGCTCGCCCGGCCGCTACGGCTGGCTCGGCCACGAGATGGTCGACGCCCACCACCCCGTCCTGGTCGCGGAGACGGCCCTCGCGCTGTCCCGGCTCCACCTCGACGCCGCCAAGCCCAAGGCGGCCGTCGCCGCCGTCGAGACCGGCCTCACCGTCTCCCCGGACGACGAACGCCTCTGGCTCGAACTCCTGCGCGCCACCCACGCCACCGGCGACCCGGCCCGCCTGGAAACCGCGGCCCGGTCGCTCGTCGCCCGCGGCAACGCGGCAGCCGGCCCCCACCGCGGGCTCCCGCCGCGCGTCGAGGCGCTGTTGGACGAGTACCTCCCGGCGTGGCGCGGCGACACCGCCAACTGA
- a CDS encoding pilus assembly protein TadG-related protein — MTNPRITPTLRTVLADRLQATRHGDRGSGTAAVLIFALLFMSLAAFVVDGGLSISKRERAADIAEQAARYAAEDIDVEALRAADGATAAVIKTADCTTDVQTFAARSGLDREDIDHSGCTLAEPDRVEVSIQLTYRPILTGFFYDKPVIVRGTAAAESITGAAN, encoded by the coding sequence ATGACGAACCCCCGGATCACCCCCACCCTCCGCACCGTCCTCGCCGACCGCCTGCAGGCGACGCGGCACGGCGACCGCGGCTCCGGCACCGCCGCCGTGCTCATCTTCGCCCTGCTCTTCATGTCGCTGGCGGCCTTCGTCGTCGACGGCGGACTGTCGATCTCCAAACGCGAACGCGCCGCCGACATCGCCGAACAGGCGGCCCGTTACGCGGCCGAGGACATCGACGTCGAGGCGCTGCGCGCGGCCGACGGCGCCACCGCGGCCGTGATCAAGACCGCCGACTGCACCACCGACGTACAGACCTTCGCCGCCAGGTCCGGCCTCGACCGGGAGGACATCGACCACTCCGGCTGCACCCTCGCGGAACCCGACCGGGTGGAGGTGTCCATACAGCTCACCTACCGGCCGATACTGACCGGCTTCTTCTACGACAAGCCGGTCATCGTACGCGGCACCGCCGCCGCCGAGTCCATCACCGGCGCCGCGAACTGA
- a CDS encoding TadE/TadG family type IV pilus assembly protein, translated as MRSRILGALRRAAALRHRTDGRDGHDDDARARARARGCGCGCGCGDRGLSTIEVVILAPVMILFILVLVAFGQLVGGRGALDGAARDAARAGSLQRERDIALRQAKEAAENDLGGTCVDGTVSVRQVGDGGFRAGSLFQVRVSCTIRGLGSLGLDIDKTLTSTAVSPIDPYHRTVPD; from the coding sequence ATGCGCAGCCGAATCCTCGGAGCCCTCCGCCGCGCCGCCGCCCTGCGGCACCGGACCGACGGCCGTGACGGCCACGACGACGACGCCCGCGCCCGCGCCCGCGCCCGCGGCTGTGGCTGTGGCTGTGGCTGTGGCGACCGCGGCCTGTCCACCATCGAGGTGGTGATCCTGGCACCGGTGATGATCCTCTTCATCCTGGTGCTGGTCGCCTTCGGCCAACTCGTCGGCGGCCGGGGCGCGCTGGACGGCGCCGCCCGGGACGCCGCGCGGGCCGGCTCCCTCCAGCGCGAGCGGGACATCGCCCTCCGGCAGGCGAAGGAGGCGGCCGAGAACGACCTCGGCGGCACCTGCGTCGACGGCACCGTGTCCGTACGGCAGGTGGGCGACGGCGGATTCAGGGCCGGCTCGCTCTTCCAGGTCCGGGTGAGCTGCACCATCCGCGGCCTCGGCTCGCTCGGGCTCGACATCGACAAGACCCTGACGTCCACGGCCGTCTCACCGATCGACCCCTACCACCGGACGGTGCCGGACTGA
- a CDS encoding TadE family protein, protein MTAIEFVFLTPVLFFMIFATVQFGLYLFADHVAQAAAQAGARKARDQADVDPTGWSDTATSTARTYIEQLGPKLLTGGRIKPVQPDPVTVGVQVAGDVPTIFPGLHFHVRELSQGPVERFVADTPGD, encoded by the coding sequence ATGACCGCGATCGAGTTCGTGTTCCTGACCCCGGTGCTGTTCTTCATGATCTTCGCGACCGTGCAGTTCGGCCTGTATCTCTTCGCCGACCACGTCGCCCAGGCCGCAGCCCAGGCCGGGGCCCGCAAGGCGCGCGACCAGGCGGACGTCGACCCGACCGGCTGGTCCGACACGGCCACCAGCACCGCCCGGACGTACATCGAGCAGCTCGGCCCGAAGCTGCTCACCGGCGGCAGGATCAAGCCGGTCCAGCCCGACCCGGTGACGGTCGGCGTCCAGGTCGCCGGCGACGTACCGACGATCTTCCCCGGCCTGCACTTCCACGTCCGGGAGCTCTCGCAGGGCCCGGTGGAGCGGTTCGTCGCGGACACCCCGGGGGACTGA
- a CDS encoding Flp family type IVb pilin codes for MNRLPVSHPALDFMITHLCGRVDRVRRQELSRGASAVEWVVISAIVVGIVVAIGFTIKGALNGKADDVKQCIDGANGDSGNC; via the coding sequence ATGAACCGCCTGCCTGTCTCCCATCCCGCGCTGGACTTCATGATCACCCACCTTTGCGGACGGGTGGACCGCGTCCGCCGCCAGGAGCTGTCCCGGGGCGCGTCCGCCGTCGAATGGGTGGTCATCTCCGCCATCGTGGTCGGGATAGTGGTCGCCATCGGCTTCACCATCAAGGGCGCACTCAACGGCAAGGCCGACGACGTCAAGCAGTGCATCGACGGCGCCAACGGCGACTCCGGGAATTGCTGA